In Mycolicibacterium nivoides, the DNA window AACTCCTCGCGCAGTTCGCGTGCCAACGCCTCGGCATCACTCTCACCGGCGGCCACCTTGCCTCCGGGCAGTTCCCACAGCCCCGCGAGCTCTGGCGGCCGTTGCCGTTGGGCAACCAGCAGCCCGGCCTCCGAGAACAGTGCACCAGCCACGACGATCTGCTCATCCATCGCGCCCGACGGTATACCGTCGGGCATATGGCCGTGTTATCGAACGATCAGGTCGACGCCGCACTGCCCGATCTGCCGGGTTGGGAACGCGCGGCGGGCGCCCTGCGCAGATCCACCAAATTCCCGACGTTCCTCGACGGCATCGACGCGGTGTGCCGCGTGGCCGAGTTCGCCGAGGAAAAAGACCATCATCCTGACATCGACATCCGCTGGCGCACAGTCACATTCGCACTCGTGACCCATTCCGCCGGCGGGATCACGGAGAAGGACATCCAGATGGCCAAGGAGATCAACCGGATCCTGGCCGACCAGCCAGGTTAGCCGCCCTCGGTGCGCTCGGCGGTCGTCGCGATCCAGGCCAGCGTCGCCAGCGTCGCGACGACGTAGACGAGCCCGGCCCAGGCCAGGTACCAGGGACGGCTGATCTCCCAGATCGTCGGCTGGGCGAAACTGAGCAGCCACGGCACCCCGATCAGTGTCAGCGCCAGCCAGCCCCAGCCCAGGACTCGCGCCCCGAGGCGATCCGCCAACGGTCCGTGCAGCAACCAGATCATCAGCGGGATCAGCCAGACCCAGTGGTGCGTCCACGAAATCGGTGAAAGCAGCAACCCGAACAAGCTGACGATCACGATCGCGCCCAGCCGGTCGGCACTGCCGCCGATGGCCCGCCACGCGAGCAGGGCGAGGACCGCGGTGACGGCGATACCGACCAGCACGGCCGGGCCGTATCCGGCGTCATGGCCGAGGATCCGGGAGATCGCACCGCGCCAGGATTGGTTGAACGACGTGCCGATCGGCCCGATCCGGTCGGCGTCCCCGAGTAGTTCGGTGAAGTAGCGGCGCCCCTCATCACCGATCACCAGCACCGAGAGCGCGACCGTCCCGAAGAACACGACGGCCGCGAACACCGCCGTGGCCCACCGGCGCGCGCCGACGAAGTACAGCC includes these proteins:
- a CDS encoding 4a-hydroxytetrahydrobiopterin dehydratase; protein product: MAVLSNDQVDAALPDLPGWERAAGALRRSTKFPTFLDGIDAVCRVAEFAEEKDHHPDIDIRWRTVTFALVTHSAGGITEKDIQMAKEINRILADQPG
- a CDS encoding mannosyltransferase, producing the protein MSVNTEPATHVSATARLYRLAPVLLILSIAARLAWTYLVPNGANFVDLHVYVGGAATLDGHAGALYDYVYPDQTPDFPLPFTYPPFAAVVFYPLHLLPFGLVAFCWQIGIIAALYGVVRVSQLLLGGPAPRRVAMLWTAVGIWTEPLRSTFDYGQVNVVLVLAVLYAVYSNRWWLSGLLVGLAAGVKLTPAVSGLYFVGARRWATAVFAAVVFFGTVALSVLVIGDEGRRYFTELLGDADRIGPIGTSFNQSWRGAISRILGHDAGYGPAVLVGIAVTAVLALLAWRAIGGSADRLGAIVIVSLFGLLLSPISWTHHWVWLIPLMIWLLHGPLADRLGARVLGWGWLALTLIGVPWLLSFAQPTIWEISRPWYLAWAGLVYVVATLATLAWIATTAERTEGG